One genomic window of Psychrobacillus sp. INOP01 includes the following:
- the yajC gene encoding preprotein translocase subunit YajC — MDTLVGLLPIIAMFAVMWFFIIRPAQKRQKNTAQMQNNIKRGDDIITVGGLHAKVDAVDDQTIFVTVADGTRLQFERVAVGRVVSETK, encoded by the coding sequence ATGGATACATTAGTAGGTTTGTTGCCAATTATTGCTATGTTCGCAGTAATGTGGTTCTTCATTATTCGACCAGCACAAAAGCGCCAAAAAAACACAGCTCAAATGCAAAACAATATTAAACGTGGCGACGATATCATCACTGTAGGCGGGTTACACGCTAAGGTAGATGCAGTAGATGATCAAACTATCTTCGTTACCGTTGCAGATGGCACTCGTTTACAATTCGAGCGCGTAGCAGTAGGACGAGTAGTGTCAGAAACTAAGTAA
- the tgt gene encoding tRNA guanosine(34) transglycosylase Tgt gives MTAITYELIKKDKQTGARLGVVHTPHGSFETPAFMPVGTQATVKTMAPEEIKEMNAGIILSNTYHLWLRPGNEIIREAGGLHKFMNWDRAILTDSGGFQVFSLSDMRKIEEEGVHFRNHLNGDKLFLSPEKSMEIQNDLGSDIMMAFDECPPYPASFEYMKASVERTSRWAERCLTAHTNTDKQGLFGIIQGGEFEELRRQSAQDLVSLDFPGYAIGGLSVGEPKDVMNRVLDFTTPMMPENKPRYLMGVGSPDSLIDGAIRGVDMFDCVLPTRIARNGTFFTHQGRLVIKGAKFARDFGPIDEKCDCYTCKNYSRAYIRHLFKADETFGLRLASYHNLHFLMKLMENVRQAIREDRLLDFKEEFFEEYGYNKPNAKNF, from the coding sequence ATGACAGCAATTACGTATGAACTTATAAAAAAAGACAAACAAACGGGTGCTCGATTAGGTGTTGTACACACACCTCATGGATCTTTTGAAACACCTGCATTTATGCCAGTAGGTACACAAGCAACTGTAAAAACAATGGCTCCAGAAGAGATCAAAGAGATGAATGCTGGTATAATTCTTAGCAATACCTATCATTTATGGCTTCGTCCAGGAAACGAAATTATTCGTGAAGCAGGCGGACTTCATAAATTTATGAACTGGGATCGTGCAATTCTTACAGATTCTGGAGGATTCCAAGTATTTAGTTTGAGTGATATGCGTAAAATTGAAGAGGAAGGTGTTCATTTTCGTAATCACCTCAACGGGGATAAATTATTCCTAAGTCCTGAAAAGTCGATGGAAATTCAAAATGATTTAGGCTCTGATATTATGATGGCATTTGATGAATGTCCACCTTATCCCGCATCTTTTGAATATATGAAAGCGTCTGTAGAACGTACATCGCGTTGGGCAGAGCGTTGTTTAACCGCTCATACAAATACAGATAAACAAGGGCTATTTGGAATCATCCAAGGTGGAGAATTTGAAGAATTACGCCGTCAATCTGCACAGGATTTAGTTTCTCTTGATTTTCCTGGATATGCAATTGGAGGATTATCTGTTGGTGAACCAAAAGATGTGATGAATCGTGTACTTGATTTTACAACACCAATGATGCCTGAAAATAAGCCTCGTTATTTAATGGGAGTTGGTTCACCTGACTCATTAATAGATGGTGCTATTCGAGGTGTAGACATGTTTGACTGTGTATTACCAACACGTATTGCACGCAATGGTACATTCTTTACTCATCAAGGTCGTCTAGTTATTAAAGGCGCTAAGTTCGCTCGCGATTTTGGACCTATCGATGAAAAATGCGATTGTTACACATGTAAAAATTATTCACGTGCATATATTCGCCACTTATTCAAAGCGGATGAAACATTTGGTTTACGTCTAGCGTCTTACCATAACCTGCATTTCCTAATGAAATTAATGGAAAATGTAAGACAAGCAATACGTGAAGATCGTCTACTTGATTTTAAAGAAGAATTTTTTGAAGAATATGGGTATAACAAACCAAATGCAAAAAACTTCTGA
- the queA gene encoding tRNA preQ1(34) S-adenosylmethionine ribosyltransferase-isomerase QueA — MRVEDFDFELPEELIAQTPLLDRTSSKLLIADFEKQSYTHTHFKGILDELNEGDCLVLNDTKVMPARLMGMKEETGANVEVLLLTQIEGDQWETLVKPAKRVKIGTEITFGEGLLKAVCTGIKDHGGRIFRFEYAGVFFEVLDQLGEMPLPPYIHEKLENKDRYQTVYAKEQGSAAAPTAGLHFTDALLDDIRLKGVKITFVTLHVGLGTFRPVSVDSIDDHEMHSEFYRITQETADIINQVKASGGKVVAVGTTSTRTLETVATKFDGQLQADSGWTSIFIYPGYEFKCIDGMITNFHLPKSTLVMLVSALTSREFILRAYKEAVDLKYRFFSFGDAMFIKGRNY, encoded by the coding sequence ATGAGAGTAGAAGATTTTGATTTTGAATTACCGGAAGAACTAATCGCCCAAACACCACTTTTGGACAGAACGAGCAGTAAGCTATTAATAGCTGATTTTGAAAAACAGTCGTATACACACACTCACTTCAAGGGAATACTAGACGAATTAAATGAAGGAGATTGCCTTGTGTTGAACGATACGAAGGTAATGCCTGCTCGTTTGATGGGTATGAAAGAAGAAACTGGAGCCAATGTAGAAGTTCTTTTATTGACACAAATAGAAGGGGATCAGTGGGAGACACTTGTGAAACCTGCAAAACGAGTCAAAATAGGCACAGAAATTACATTTGGTGAAGGATTGTTGAAGGCTGTCTGTACAGGTATAAAAGATCATGGTGGGCGAATTTTTCGTTTTGAATATGCGGGAGTATTTTTTGAAGTATTAGACCAATTAGGAGAAATGCCGCTTCCCCCATATATTCATGAAAAACTGGAAAATAAAGATCGATATCAAACAGTCTATGCAAAAGAGCAAGGTTCTGCAGCGGCTCCAACAGCCGGGCTACATTTCACAGATGCATTATTAGACGACATTCGACTAAAAGGTGTTAAAATAACGTTTGTGACATTACATGTTGGACTTGGAACTTTCCGCCCCGTTAGTGTAGATTCTATTGATGATCATGAAATGCATTCTGAGTTTTATCGGATTACACAGGAAACAGCAGATATTATTAACCAGGTGAAAGCCTCGGGAGGAAAAGTTGTTGCAGTTGGAACTACCTCTACAAGAACATTGGAAACAGTGGCAACAAAATTTGATGGACAACTTCAAGCAGACAGTGGTTGGACTTCGATATTTATATATCCAGGTTATGAATTTAAGTGTATAGATGGAATGATTACAAATTTCCATTTACCTAAATCTACCTTAGTAATGCTTGTTAGTGCACTTACTTCTAGAGAGTTTATACTCCGTGCCTATAAAGAAGCAGTTGACTTAAAGTATCGCTTTTTCAGTTTTGGAGATGCAATGTTTATAAAAGGAAGGAATTATTAA
- the ruvB gene encoding Holliday junction branch migration DNA helicase RuvB translates to MDERVISSEISNFDEPFEQSLRPQFLQQYIGQDKIKHNLEIFIEAAKMRSESLDHCLLYGPPGLGKTTLAAVIANEMDVQIRMTSGPAIERPGDLAAIVSSLEPGDVLFIDEIHRLNRSIEEVLYPAMEDFCLDIVVGKGPAARSVRLDLPPFTLIGATTRAGALSAPLRDRFGVLLRLDYYDEDALTSIVVRSAELFNASIDHESAGEIARRSRGTPRIANRLLKRVRDYAQVRGNGHISVNIAKEALELLQVDPRGLDHIDHKLIMSMIERFRGGPVGLDTIAASIGEESATIEDVYEPYLLQIGFIQRSPRGRIVTPLAYEHFGISLPVERNE, encoded by the coding sequence ATGGATGAACGTGTCATTTCAAGCGAAATTTCCAATTTTGACGAACCTTTCGAGCAATCACTTCGTCCTCAGTTTCTTCAGCAATATATTGGGCAAGATAAAATTAAACATAATTTAGAAATTTTTATCGAAGCAGCTAAAATGAGAAGTGAAAGTTTAGATCACTGTCTTTTATACGGACCTCCTGGACTTGGTAAAACTACACTAGCTGCTGTAATTGCAAATGAAATGGACGTACAAATTCGAATGACAAGTGGTCCAGCTATCGAGCGTCCCGGTGATTTAGCGGCAATTGTTAGTTCTTTGGAGCCTGGAGATGTATTATTCATAGACGAAATTCATCGGTTGAATCGATCCATCGAGGAGGTTCTTTATCCTGCAATGGAGGACTTTTGCTTGGATATCGTTGTAGGAAAAGGACCTGCCGCTAGAAGTGTGCGTCTTGACTTACCACCATTTACCTTAATAGGTGCCACTACTAGAGCTGGTGCATTATCTGCACCTTTACGTGATCGTTTTGGAGTCTTGCTGCGGCTAGATTACTATGATGAAGATGCATTAACCTCGATTGTTGTTCGAAGTGCAGAGTTGTTTAATGCATCCATTGACCATGAATCTGCTGGAGAGATCGCTAGAAGGTCGAGAGGTACTCCCCGTATCGCTAACCGCTTGTTAAAAAGAGTACGAGACTATGCACAGGTTCGCGGAAATGGGCATATCTCGGTTAATATTGCTAAAGAGGCATTGGAGCTGCTTCAAGTAGATCCTCGTGGATTAGATCATATTGACCATAAACTAATTATGTCCATGATTGAACGATTTAGAGGTGGTCCTGTCGGCTTAGATACCATTGCAGCAAGTATTGGAGAAGAGTCTGCTACGATTGAAGATGTATATGAACCGTACCTACTACAAATTGGTTTTATCCAACGTTCCCCTAGAGGAAGAATTGTTACACCACTTGCTTATGAACATTTCGGGATTTCATTGCCAGTGGAAAGAAATGAATAA
- the ruvA gene encoding Holliday junction branch migration protein RuvA: protein MYDYIKGQVTRVTPEYVVVEQQGIGYQLFTPNPFAFRKSEEMVQVYTHFHVREDAEQLMGFPSLAQRELFRKLILVSGIGPKGALAILASGEPTHVIQAIEREDETFLVKFPGVGKKTARQMILDLKGKLNDLIDFEQLEFEDDEPNLFDNGEADHELEEAMLALTALGYSERELAKIRPLLKAEAGLQTTDQFMKKALQLLFSGK, encoded by the coding sequence ATGTATGATTACATAAAAGGACAAGTAACTCGGGTCACACCAGAGTATGTGGTAGTAGAACAGCAGGGAATAGGTTATCAACTCTTTACACCAAATCCATTCGCCTTCAGAAAAAGTGAGGAAATGGTCCAAGTATATACGCACTTTCATGTCCGAGAGGATGCAGAGCAGCTAATGGGATTTCCCAGCCTTGCGCAGAGGGAATTATTTCGTAAGCTCATTTTAGTTTCAGGTATTGGCCCAAAGGGTGCTTTGGCTATATTAGCTAGTGGAGAGCCTACACACGTCATTCAAGCAATCGAAAGGGAAGATGAAACATTTTTAGTGAAATTCCCTGGAGTAGGAAAGAAAACTGCTCGCCAAATGATATTAGATTTAAAAGGAAAATTAAATGATTTAATAGATTTTGAACAGCTAGAATTCGAAGATGATGAACCTAACTTATTCGATAATGGGGAAGCTGATCATGAACTAGAAGAAGCAATGCTCGCGTTAACAGCATTAGGATATTCGGAAAGAGAATTAGCTAAAATTCGCCCACTACTTAAAGCTGAGGCTGGACTTCAAACAACCGATCAATTTATGAAGAAAGCTTTACAATTATTATTTTCAGGTAAATAA
- a CDS encoding phosphotransferase, whose product MSTYIRQIKKNVWKWKNENGVFSVKKYPTIEQAEKIRLIHKELESIDKPFILPIIESTQEDFIIQPWYKGTHTVSYRLKEDRKAIYSLLNQIHDTNRIVDWEDSNLFYSFNLISKWQNRKWKMNEISFFIESHIGCNQTKLLLLCGDVALRNMKPFNMEKRTLLHGDVVHHNFLSDSSDYKIIDFDLAVIGPREMENILWMHRVLPELDYDILLLLQEFPHLEKVVRRYKEAMMYPNELYREWLYAYSLPDERKQKFIDQLIPYTNKALTEWPNLCYTLSKL is encoded by the coding sequence GTGAGTACGTATATTCGGCAGATTAAGAAAAATGTATGGAAATGGAAAAATGAAAACGGCGTATTTTCAGTAAAAAAATATCCGACCATTGAACAGGCAGAAAAAATTCGTCTTATTCATAAAGAGCTAGAATCCATCGACAAACCATTTATACTTCCAATTATTGAATCGACACAAGAGGATTTTATAATCCAACCATGGTATAAAGGGACGCATACGGTTTCCTATCGTTTGAAAGAAGACAGAAAAGCAATCTATTCTCTCCTAAATCAAATTCATGATACCAATCGCATAGTTGACTGGGAAGACAGTAATTTATTTTATTCTTTTAATCTTATCTCTAAATGGCAGAACAGGAAATGGAAGATGAATGAAATCTCATTTTTCATCGAGTCACATATAGGATGTAATCAGACAAAACTACTATTGCTTTGTGGTGATGTTGCATTACGAAATATGAAACCATTTAATATGGAAAAACGTACCTTACTGCATGGAGATGTTGTTCATCATAATTTTTTATCAGATAGTTCCGATTATAAAATAATTGATTTTGATTTGGCTGTGATAGGTCCAAGAGAAATGGAAAATATATTATGGATGCATCGGGTCCTTCCGGAATTAGACTATGATATTCTGTTGCTTCTCCAAGAATTTCCGCATCTTGAAAAAGTGGTTCGACGATATAAGGAAGCGATGATGTATCCAAATGAGCTATACCGTGAATGGTTGTACGCGTATTCATTACCCGATGAGCGTAAACAGAAATTTATCGATCAGTTAATACCTTATACGAATAAAGCACTAACAGAATGGCCTAATTTATGCTATACTTTAAGTAAACTATAA
- the safA gene encoding SafA/ExsA family spore coat assembly protein: MQTHIVVKGDTLWKISRNYGVSFEELKKVNAHLANPEYIVPGMKIFIPNSKKMESTTHPYSDNRPVKKEMVKKEMMKKEEVKISDKTKMQQVPPVVPVVPMPQPMQPVAPTYQQPQQPKAQPPKQQQKPQTQPSYTFPIQMMPVPDIDMTPSPQGWRLMESTSIHIHNHIENYDINVDKTPAPQPTPPPVQPIPIQPTPQLTSPISEEASPMFEASPTFPTMYPCPPFQQFPYMHHQADYGGFPCVQICYVPVYPCPPYPYHHY, encoded by the coding sequence GTGCAAACTCATATTGTTGTAAAAGGGGACACTCTGTGGAAAATTTCCAGAAATTATGGTGTTTCTTTTGAGGAATTAAAGAAAGTTAATGCCCATCTCGCTAATCCGGAATATATCGTGCCGGGTATGAAGATTTTTATTCCAAATTCAAAAAAAATGGAATCGACAACACATCCATACAGTGATAATCGACCAGTAAAGAAAGAAATGGTCAAAAAAGAAATGATGAAAAAGGAGGAAGTGAAAATTTCTGATAAAACGAAGATGCAACAAGTACCACCAGTAGTGCCAGTAGTGCCGATGCCGCAACCGATGCAACCAGTGGCTCCTACGTATCAACAGCCACAACAACCCAAGGCACAACCACCAAAGCAACAACAAAAGCCGCAAACCCAGCCATCCTATACATTCCCAATTCAAATGATGCCTGTCCCTGACATTGATATGACCCCGTCTCCCCAAGGCTGGAGATTGATGGAGTCTACGTCTATTCACATTCATAACCATATTGAGAATTATGATATAAACGTTGATAAAACACCAGCACCGCAACCAACACCGCCGCCTGTCCAACCAATACCTATTCAACCAACACCACAGCTAACAAGCCCGATATCGGAAGAAGCTTCACCTATGTTCGAAGCTTCACCTACATTCCCGACAATGTATCCGTGCCCACCATTTCAACAATTTCCATACATGCATCACCAAGCAGACTACGGAGGATTTCCTTGTGTACAGATATGTTATGTTCCTGTATACCCATGTCCTCCCTATCCCTATCATCATTATTAA
- a CDS encoding transcription repressor NadR has translation MKKLKGEDRRNWIFSYLKEQHAPVTGTELAKLTNVSRQVIVNDITLLKATNAPIMSTSQGYIVLPDKESTPYVQRRVACNHQSIHSEDELLAFVDAGVTVENVTIEHPVYGEITSSIMVSNRHDVEMFLKKVRDTDAPFLLELTAGIHLHLLSAPTEEILNRAISAIREKGYLMEG, from the coding sequence ATGAAAAAGTTAAAAGGTGAGGACCGTAGAAATTGGATTTTTTCCTATTTAAAGGAACAACATGCACCTGTGACAGGCACAGAGTTAGCAAAGCTCACCAATGTCAGCAGACAGGTGATTGTAAATGATATAACATTATTAAAAGCAACTAATGCCCCTATAATGTCTACTAGTCAAGGCTATATTGTACTACCTGATAAAGAAAGCACCCCATATGTTCAAAGACGAGTAGCATGCAATCATCAATCCATTCATTCAGAGGATGAGCTATTAGCTTTTGTTGATGCTGGGGTCACTGTAGAGAACGTTACCATTGAACACCCTGTTTACGGGGAAATCACTTCCTCTATCATGGTCTCTAATCGACATGACGTAGAAATGTTTTTAAAGAAAGTGCGAGATACGGACGCTCCATTTTTATTGGAGCTTACTGCCGGAATTCATTTGCATTTATTGTCCGCACCAACCGAAGAAATTTTAAATAGAGCTATCAGTGCAATTAGAGAAAAAGGTTATTTGATGGAAGGATAA
- the pheA gene encoding prephenate dehydratase has protein sequence MTTKQVAFLGPEASFTHLAAKSLFQQDLLVPIRTIPECIEAVATGEVDIAVVPLENALEGTVPLTIDYLFHEAELYVIAELLSPIEQHLMVHPSNAERWEEMTTVYSHPHALAQCHKYLYYRFGKVPLEQSSSTAAAAKYVSENEDLCIAAIGNTSAASEYGLKIVEQNIHDFHFNHTRFFVISKKNHCIDRDGHTDQVKTTVMITLPKDDRSGALHQVLSVFAWRQLNLSKIESRPLKTGLGQYFFIMDVLEDEKKPMMIGALEELKALGCGVKSLGSYYTYETKNEAIRS, from the coding sequence ATGACAACCAAACAAGTTGCTTTTCTAGGGCCAGAAGCTTCTTTTACACATTTAGCGGCGAAATCATTATTTCAACAAGATTTGTTAGTGCCAATTCGTACTATACCTGAATGTATTGAAGCTGTTGCTACTGGAGAAGTAGATATAGCGGTAGTTCCTCTGGAAAATGCATTAGAGGGCACAGTTCCGTTAACGATAGATTATTTATTCCATGAGGCAGAGCTTTACGTAATTGCAGAGCTTCTATCTCCAATCGAGCAGCATTTGATGGTCCATCCAAGTAATGCGGAACGATGGGAAGAAATGACAACCGTATACTCCCATCCACATGCTTTGGCGCAATGCCACAAATATTTGTATTACCGATTTGGAAAAGTACCATTAGAACAATCATCTTCAACCGCAGCGGCAGCAAAATACGTTTCTGAAAACGAAGATTTATGTATCGCCGCGATTGGAAATACTTCAGCCGCATCGGAATATGGTTTGAAAATTGTTGAACAAAATATACATGATTTTCATTTTAATCACACACGCTTTTTTGTGATTTCTAAAAAGAATCATTGTATCGATCGAGATGGTCATACAGACCAAGTGAAAACAACGGTAATGATCACATTACCTAAAGATGATCGCTCTGGAGCCTTACATCAGGTGCTTTCTGTATTTGCATGGAGACAGCTCAATTTAAGTAAAATTGAGTCTAGACCATTAAAAACAGGTTTAGGGCAATATTTCTTTATCATGGATGTTCTAGAAGACGAAAAAAAGCCAATGATGATCGGTGCATTAGAAGAGTTAAAGGCTCTTGGCTGTGGCGTAAAATCATTAGGCTCGTATTATACATACGAAACAAAAAACGAAGCAATCCGTTCATAA